Proteins encoded by one window of Corythoichthys intestinalis isolate RoL2023-P3 chromosome 20, ASM3026506v1, whole genome shotgun sequence:
- the gad2 gene encoding glutamate decarboxylase 2, whose protein sequence is MASPGFWSLGAGDNSGNRSPNTPRAWCQAAAQKLSGGLGSKLCALLNVNEGDKGGVEPPAAKQEHPPDAAEGTCGCNKSCDCTKANVQGFSDLYSTDLLPASDGDAKTLSFLQEVVDILLAYIVESFDRQTKVIDFHYPSELLHLNNWELQHEPSTLDDILISCRATLKYAIKTAHPRYFNQLSTGLDMVGLAADWLTSTANTNMFTYEVAPVFVLLEYVTLKKMREIIGWHEGRGDGIFSPGGAISNMYAMLLARFKMFPEVKEKGMSSVPRLVAFTSEHSHFSIKKGAAALGIGTESVICIKVDQSGKLIPADLERRILEAKQKGFVPFFVSATAGTTVYGAFDPLIAISDICKKYNVWMHVDGAWGGSLLMSRRHRWKLDGVERANSVTWNPHKMMSVPLQCSALLVREEGLMQNCNQMHACYLFQQDKHYDLSYDTGDKALQCGRHVDIFKLWLMWRAKGTIGFEAQIDKCLELSEYLYNKIKDREGYQMVFDGKPQHTNVCFWYLPPGMRYMDDKDEKKKRLHKVAPVIKARMMEYGTTMVSYQPQGDKVNFFRMVISNPAATFEDIDFLIEEIERLGQDL, encoded by the exons ATGGCGTCCCCGGGCTTCTGGTCCCTGGGTGCGGGGGACAATTCGGGCAACCGGAGCCCTAACACGC CCCGAGCTTGGTGCCAAGCAGCGGCCCAGAAACTCTCCGGAGGGCTCGGATCTAAATTATGTG CGCTCCTGAACGTCAATGAAGGGGACAAAGGGGGCGTCGAGCCCCCCGCCGCCAAGCAGGAGCATCCGCCTGACGCGGCGGAGGGCACTTGCGGATGCAACAAAAGCTGCGACTGCACCAAAGCCAACGTGCAAGGCTTCTCCGACCTCTATTCAACAG ATCTCCTCCCGGCTTCAGACGGCGACGCCAAAACGCTGAGTTTTCTCCAGGAGGTGGTGGACATCCTGCTGGCGTATATCGTGGAGTCGTTCGACCGTCAAACCAAAGTCATCGACTTCCACTATCCGAGCGAGCTGCTGCACTTGAACAATTGGGAGCTGCAGCACGAGCCCAGCACGCTGGACGACATCTTGATCAGCTGCAGGGCCACCCTCAAGTATGCCATCAAGACAG CGCACCCCAGGTACTTCAACCAGCTCTCCACCGGATTGGACATGGTGGGCCTGGCTGCAGATTGGCTGACGTCCACCGCCAACACTAACAT GTTCACGTACGAGGTGGCCCCGGTGTTCGTGCTGCTGGAGTACGTGACACTGAAGAAGATGCGCGAGATCATCGGCTGGCACGAAGGCCGCGGAGATGGCATCTTCTCACCTG GAGGCGCTATTTCCAACATGTACGCCATGCTGTTAGCCCGCTTCAAGATGTTCCCTGAAGTCAAGGAGAAAGGAATGTCATCCGTTCCCAGACTGGTGGCCTTCACTTCTGAACAT AGTCACTTCTCCATTAAGAAAGGAGCAGCAGCTCTGGGCATCGGCACCGAGAGTGTCATCTGCATCAAAGTCGACCAAAG TGGCAAATTGATCCCCGCCGACCTCGAGCGGAGAATACTGGAAGCCAAACAGAAG GGTTTCGTGCCGTTCTTCGTAAGCGCCACGGCGGGCACCACCGTCTACGGCGCCTTCGACCCGCTCATCGCCATCTCCGACATTTGCAAGAAGTACAACGTGTGGATGCACGTGGAC GGTGCGTGGGGAGGAAGTCTGCTCATGTCCAGGAGACACAGGTGGAAGTTAGATGGCGTTGAAAG GGCCAATTCGGTGACTTGGAACCCGCACAAAATGATGTCCGTGCCGCTTCAGTGTTCTGCTCTGCTGGTGCGCGAGGAG GGCCTGATGCAGAACTGCAACCAGATGCACGCCTGCTACCTGTTCCAGCAGGACAAACACTACGATCTGTCGTACGACACGGGCGACAAGGCCCTGCAGTGCGGGCGCCACGTGGACATTTTCAAGCTGTGGCTGATGTGGAGAGCCAAG GGTACCATCGGTTTTGAAGCGCAGATCGACAAGTGTCTGGAGCTGTCAGAGTATCTCTACAACAAGATCAAGGACAGGGAAGGATACCAGATGGTCTTTGATGGAAAA CCGCAACACACCAATGTCTGCTTCTGGTACCTCCCTCCCGGCATGCGCTAcatggacgacaaagacgagaaGAAGAAACGCTTGCACAAG GTGGCGCCGGTGATCAAAGCGCGCATGATGGAGTACGGGACCACCATGGTAAGCTACCAGCCGCAGGGGGATAAAGTCAACTTCTTCCGCATGGTGATCTCCAACCCGGCCGCCACCTTCGAGGACATCGACTTCCTCATCGAAGAGATCGAGCGTCTGGGCCAGGATCTCTAA